A genomic region of Vitis vinifera cultivar Pinot Noir 40024 chromosome 7, ASM3070453v1 contains the following coding sequences:
- the LOC100263624 gene encoding probable LRR receptor-like serine/threonine-protein kinase At5g48740, translated as MDTVCFWVCFFLLFWLGNVGFCYQDGFLSLSCGATADFVDSTNISWVSDSTYVDTGNTTTIDFIEGTSSSHVPIRFFPDSKGRKCYRLPVKNVSSVVLVRTQFVYKNYDGLAKPPAFSVSLGTAITTTANLTVSDPWTEEFVWSVNQDILPLCLHALPGGGVPVISSLEVRPLPQRAYTSGMEDFPNKSLRKCYRINCGYANGSLRYPLDSYDRIWDADQSFSPFHLSTGFNIQLSFNLSSIEESPPLAVLQTARVLARRDALAYYFPLDKLGDYYIVLYFAGILPVSPTFDVLINGDVVWSSYTVKNSEATALFFTRKGIKSLSITLKNISFNPLINAIEVYEMVDIPSETSSTTVSALQVIQQSTGLDLGWQDDPCSPTPWDHISCQGSLVTSLGLPNINLRSISPTFGDLLDLRTLDLHNTSLTGKIQNLDSLQHLEKLNLSFNQLTSFGSDLENLISLQILDLQNNSLEGTVPESLGELKDLHLLNLENNKLQGTLPDSLNRESLEVRSSGNLCLSFSISTCSEVPSNPSIETPQVTIFNKKQHDDHNLRTIILGAVGGVLFAVIVTSLLVFLYMRRKRTEVTYSERAGVDMRNWNAAARIFSHKEIKAATNNFKEVIGRGSFGSVYIGKLPDGKLVAVKVRFDRTQLGADSFINEVHLLSQIRHQNLVSLEGFCHESKQQILVYEYLPGGSLADNLYGANGRRITLSWVRRLKIAVDAAKGLDYLHNGSNPRIIHRDVKCSNILLDMEMNAKVCDFGLSKQVTQADATHVTTVVKGTAGYLDPEYYSTQQLTEKSDVYSFGVVLLELICGREPLSHSGTPDSFNLVLWAKPYLQAGAFEIVDESIKGNFDVESMRKAALIASRSVERDAAQRPVMAEVLAELKEAYSIQLSYLASCGHLN; from the exons ATGGACACGGTTTGCTTCTGGGTTTgcttctttttgttgttttggcTTGGAAATGTGGGTTTCTGCTATCAAGATG GGTTCTTGAGTTTATCTTGTGGCGCAACTGCAGACTTCGTTGATTCAACCAACATATCATGGGTCTCGGATAGTACTTATGTTGATACAGGCAACACTACCACCATTGACTTCATCGAGGGAACCTCCTCCTCACATGTACCGATTCGGTTTTTCCCAGATTCCAAAGGCCGCAAGTGTTACAGATTACCCGTGAAGAATGTGTCATCAGTGGTTCTTGTTAGAACCCAGTTTGTGTACAAGAACTATGATGGTCTGGCCAAACCCCCTGCATTCTCTGTTTCTCTAGGGACAGCTATTACCACCACTGCAAACCTCACTGTTTCTGATCCATGGACAGAAGAGTTTGTATGGTCAGTTAATCAAGACATCCTCCCATTGTGTTTACATGCCCTTCCAGGAGGTGGAGTTCCGGTTATATCATCACTTGAAGTCCGGCCTCTCCCTCAGAGAGCTTACACAAGTGGCATGGAAGATTTCCCCAATAAGTCCCTCAGGAAGTGTTATAGAATCAATTGTGGCTATGCTAATGGATCACTGAG GTACCCTTTGGATTCATATGATCGTATATGGGATGCAGATCAAAGCTTTTCACCATTCCATTTGTCAACTGGGTTCAACATTCAGCTCAGCTTCAATTTATCAAGTATTGAGGAGAGCCCTCCTCTGGCTGTTCTTCAAACTGCAAGAGTTTTGGCCAGGAGGGATGCATTGGCTTATTACTTTCCCCTTGATAAGCTAGGGGACTACTACATTGTCCTCTATTTTGCTGGAATTCTTCCTGTGTCTCCAACTTTTGATGTATTGATTAATGGAGATGTTGTATGGTCAAGTTACACTGTGAAAAACTCTGAAGCCACTGCTCTGTTCTTTACGCGAAAGGGAATCAAGAGCTTGAGCATCACATTGAAGAATATCAGCTTCAACCCTCTAATCAATGCAATTGAGGTGTATGAGATGGTTGATATTCCCTCAGAAACTTCCTCAACTACAG TTTCGGCACTTCAGGTTATTCAACAATCAACTGGTTTGGATCTTGGATGGCAAGATGATCCATGCTCTCCTACACCATGGGATCATATCAGCTGCCAAGGAAGTCTGGTTACTTCATT GGGGCTTCCCAACATTAACTTGAGGTCAATCAGTCCTACATTTGGTGACTTATTGGATCTTAGAACACT GGATTTGCACAACACATCACTTACAGGGAAGATACAGAACTTGGATAGCCTGCAACACCTTGAAAAACT GAATTTGAGTTTCAATCAGCTAACATCCTTTGGTTCTGATTTGGAGAATTTGATCAGCCTTCAAATTTT GGACTTGCAAAACAATAGTTTAGAGGGAACAGTTCCTGAGAGCTTGGGAGAGTTAAAGGACCTTCACCTATT GAATCTGGAAAACAATAAACTTCAAGGCACCCTCCCAGACTCTCTAAACCGAGAAAGTTTGGAAGTTAG ATCATCAGGCAATTTGTGCCTTTCCTTCTCCATTTCAACATGTAGTGAGGTTCCATCCAATCCTTCAATTGAGACACCACAAGTTACCATCTTTAACAAAAAGCAGCATGATGATCATAACCTGAGAACAATTATACTTGGAGCGGTTGGTGGAGTTTTGTTTGCAGTTATTGTTACATCCCTGTTAGTGTTCTTGTACATGAGGAGAAAGAGAACTGAAGTCACATACTCAGAAA GGGCAGGAGTAGATATGAGAAACTGGAATGCAGCAGCAAGAATCTTTTCCCACAAAGAAATCAAAGCAGCTACAAACAACTTCAAGGAGGTTATAGGACGTGGTAGTTTCGGATCTGTTTACATTGGCAAGCTTCCAGATGGAAAACTAGTAGCTGTGAAGGTGCGGTTCGATAGAACACAACTTGGGGCTGATTCCTTTATCAATGAG GTGCATCTTTTGTCACAAATTCGTCATCAAAATCTTGTCAGTTTGGAAGGATTTTGTCATGAATCAAAGCAGCAAATTCTAGTCTATGAGTATTTGCCTGGTGGATCATTGGCTGACAATCTTTATG GTGCAAATGGTAGAAGGATAACTTTAAGCTGGGTTCGCAGACTGAAAATTGCTGTTGATGCTGCAAAAG GGTTGGACTATTTACACAATGGGAGCAATCCAAGAATCATACACCGTGATGTGAAGTGCAGTAATATCCTTTTGGACATGGAGATGAATGCCAAGGTCTGTGACTTTGGCCTTTCCAAGCAAGTAACACAGGCTGATGCAACTCATGTCACTACTGTTGTCAAGGGCACTGCTGGCTATCTTGATCCTGA ATACTACTCCACCCAACAGCTTACCGAGAAAAGTGATGTCTACAGCTTTGGAGTTGTTCTTTTGGAGCTGATTTGTGGGCGAGAACCATTAAGTCACTCTGGAACTCCTGATTCCTTCAATTTGGTCTTATGG GCCAAGCCCTACCTGCAGGCAGGTGCAtttgagatagtggatgagagcATAAAGGGAAATTTTGATGTGGAGAGCATGAGAAAGGCAGCCCTGATTGCATCAAGGAGTGTGGAGAGAGATGCAGCACAAAGGCCTGTGATGGCAGAGGTATTGGCAGAGCTCAAAGAGGCCtacagcattcagctttcttATCTAGCATCTTGTGGCCATCTGAATTAA